A genome region from Panacibacter microcysteis includes the following:
- the eat gene encoding ethanolamine permease, which produces MSNQTTALKKVLKPVHLWALAVGLVISGEYFGWNYGWGVAGTVGFLIATLLVTVLYITFIFSFTELTTSIPHAGGPFAYAYKAYGPLGGLMAGYATLIEFVFAPPAIAFALGSYVHFLHSEIPVTFTAVSCYVIFTFINLFGIKESAVFNLIVTILAVVELLIFMGIVAPHFSADNFMRNNMPFGVTGIFAALPFAVWFYLGIEGVAMVAEEVKEPHRNIPKGYILGIATLVILALGVMIFSGGVGDWQQLSTIDYPLPESISIVLGKTNSWTKIFAGIGLFGLIASFHGLIIGYSRQIFALSRSGFLPAVLSAVNKKYRTPHWALIAGGVVGLISIYTGATNQVIIISALGAVVMYCISMMSLLKLKKQGGIQGTFKTPFYPWFPVIALLLSVVCLVAIIWYNPLLSIIFFAGLIIALFIFIALKKHRQPINDELLAVVEETG; this is translated from the coding sequence ATGAGCAACCAAACTACTGCACTAAAAAAAGTGCTGAAGCCGGTTCACCTATGGGCTTTGGCAGTAGGGCTTGTTATCTCAGGTGAATATTTTGGCTGGAATTACGGCTGGGGTGTGGCCGGTACCGTTGGCTTTCTCATAGCAACACTCCTGGTAACCGTGCTCTACATCACCTTCATTTTTAGTTTTACTGAATTAACAACTTCCATTCCACATGCCGGGGGTCCTTTTGCGTATGCATACAAAGCTTATGGCCCGCTGGGCGGGCTTATGGCAGGCTATGCAACATTAATTGAGTTTGTTTTTGCTCCACCCGCCATCGCATTTGCACTGGGCAGTTATGTGCATTTTTTACATAGCGAAATTCCTGTAACGTTTACGGCTGTGAGCTGCTATGTAATATTTACCTTCATCAACCTTTTTGGCATTAAAGAATCTGCTGTTTTCAATCTTATAGTTACCATACTCGCGGTGGTTGAATTACTCATTTTTATGGGCATTGTTGCCCCGCATTTCAGTGCTGATAATTTTATGCGCAACAATATGCCTTTTGGTGTTACAGGCATTTTTGCCGCTTTGCCTTTTGCTGTGTGGTTCTACCTCGGTATCGAAGGCGTGGCAATGGTTGCAGAAGAAGTAAAAGAACCACATCGCAATATTCCCAAAGGTTATATATTGGGTATAGCAACACTGGTTATCCTGGCTTTGGGGGTCATGATTTTTTCCGGCGGTGTTGGCGATTGGCAGCAGCTAAGCACCATCGATTACCCCCTGCCCGAATCAATCAGTATTGTACTGGGCAAAACAAATAGCTGGACAAAAATCTTTGCCGGCATTGGTTTATTCGGGCTCATCGCATCTTTTCACGGGTTGATCATTGGTTACTCAAGACAGATTTTTGCGTTATCGAGAAGCGGTTTTTTGCCCGCAGTACTAAGTGCGGTAAACAAAAAATACCGAACACCGCACTGGGCCTTAATTGCAGGAGGAGTGGTAGGGCTTATATCAATTTATACAGGTGCAACAAACCAGGTCATCATCATATCAGCCCTCGGCGCTGTTGTAATGTATTGTATAAGTATGATGAGCTTACTTAAACTTAAAAAACAGGGTGGCATACAAGGTACTTTCAAAACACCATTCTATCCCTGGTTTCCGGTCATTGCCTTGTTGCTTTCAGTCGTTTGCCTTGTCGCCATCATCTGGTACAATCCATTGTTAAGCATAATATTTTTTGCAGGGTTAATTATAGCGTTGTTCATTTTTATAGCGTTGAAAAAGCACAGGCAGCCAATAAACGATGAGTTACTCGCAGTGGTTGAAGAAACGGGTTAG
- a CDS encoding 5'-nucleotidase, lipoprotein e(P4) family yields the protein MNIRNSVLLICIIFTACVSQKAPSTAAPSIPVQSNLVADGKLFTAMYQQKAAEYKALCFQAYNIAQLRLDQFLTKQYTKPLAIVTDIDETVLDNSPYAVKQGLAGETFDEKSWNEWTSLANADTVPGACTFFRYAASKKVEVFYVTNRAESDRPQTLKNLQRYNFPNADDQHLLLLTNTSSKEPRRQSILQTHEIVMLCGDNLADLSVLYDDKKFDSRLKNTQILAAEFGNRFIVLPNPNYGDWENAFYNLDKSMSKDSIIRSRLIVY from the coding sequence ATGAATATCCGGAACTCTGTTTTATTAATATGCATCATCTTTACCGCCTGTGTATCTCAAAAAGCACCATCCACCGCCGCACCGTCAATTCCTGTACAAAGCAACCTCGTTGCCGATGGAAAGCTGTTTACCGCCATGTACCAGCAAAAGGCCGCGGAGTATAAGGCACTTTGTTTCCAGGCTTACAACATAGCGCAACTCCGGCTAGATCAGTTTCTAACAAAGCAGTATACAAAACCATTGGCTATTGTTACAGATATTGATGAAACCGTATTAGACAATAGCCCATATGCAGTAAAGCAGGGCCTGGCGGGTGAAACATTCGATGAAAAGTCATGGAATGAATGGACCTCATTGGCAAACGCAGATACCGTTCCCGGTGCCTGTACTTTTTTCAGGTATGCTGCATCAAAAAAGGTAGAAGTGTTTTATGTAACCAACCGCGCTGAAAGTGACCGGCCACAAACATTGAAAAACCTGCAGCGTTACAACTTTCCCAATGCAGATGATCAACACCTGCTGTTGCTTACCAATACATCCAGCAAAGAGCCCAGAAGGCAAAGCATTTTGCAGACCCATGAAATAGTTATGCTTTGTGGCGACAACCTTGCAGATCTTAGTGTGCTGTATGATGACAAAAAGTTTGACAGCCGGCTGAAAAATACACAAATCCTTGCTGCGGAATTTGGCAACCGGTTTATCGTATTGCCTAACCCTAACTATGGTGACTGGGAAAATGCTTTTTACAACCTTGATAAATCGATGTCAAAAGATTCCATCATCAGGAGCAGGCTGATTGTTTATTGA
- a CDS encoding 3-hydroxyacyl-ACP dehydratase: MASLRSSGLPGKFAAVEACDATSDATTTNAGLINVFTMLIEKNFYTIEAFSNESETVKATVAINKLHEVFNGHFPGTPVVPGVCMTQMVKELTEKAVDKKLLLAKADQLKFLSVINPAENNIATIEVKYKVAENMVDVNATITNTAATCFKMKAQFTVL, encoded by the coding sequence ATGGCTTCGCTTCGATCTTCGGGTTTGCCCGGCAAATTTGCTGCAGTTGAAGCGTGCGACGCAACAAGCGATGCCACCACTACCAATGCCGGGCTCATAAATGTTTTTACCATGCTTATCGAAAAAAATTTCTATACCATTGAAGCGTTTAGTAACGAATCAGAAACTGTAAAAGCTACGGTTGCAATCAACAAGTTGCATGAAGTGTTCAACGGGCACTTTCCCGGAACGCCTGTGGTACCCGGTGTTTGCATGACCCAGATGGTAAAAGAACTGACTGAAAAAGCGGTTGACAAAAAATTGCTGCTGGCAAAGGCGGACCAGCTAAAATTTCTCTCTGTTATTAACCCGGCGGAGAACAATATTGCCACAATAGAAGTAAAATACAAAGTGGCCGAAAATATGGTTGATGTAAACGCAACCATTACAAATACTGCGGCTACGTGTTTTAAAATGAAGGCACAGTTTACTGTTTTGTAG
- the tsaD gene encoding tRNA (adenosine(37)-N6)-threonylcarbamoyltransferase complex transferase subunit TsaD codes for MNEQQATAKKTVKDIRILAIESSCDETSAAVCINGKILSNFIANQTVHEKYGGVVPELASRAHMQNIVPVADAAIKAAAAKIAQAPGVGHPAFSLQDIDAIAFTQSPGLIGSLLVGVQFAKSLALALDKPLIAVHHMQAHVLANLIAEPKPDFPFLCLTVSGGHTQIVLANSPYDLKVIGETIDDAAGEAFDKSAKLLGLPYPGGPLVDKYAKEGNPLAFKFAEPQIPELNFSFSGLKTSVLYFLQARKKEDEHFIEKHMPDLCASVQYTIINILLKKLKKAVKETGVKNVCIAGGVSANSGLRTALAETGKKHGWQTFIPAFEYCTDNAAMIAITAYYKFLNNDFASLDASPAARAEW; via the coding sequence ATGAACGAACAGCAGGCTACTGCAAAAAAAACGGTGAAGGATATACGCATACTGGCAATCGAATCTTCGTGCGATGAAACGTCTGCCGCTGTATGTATCAATGGTAAAATATTGTCCAATTTTATCGCTAATCAAACAGTACATGAGAAATATGGCGGTGTAGTGCCCGAGCTTGCCAGCCGTGCACATATGCAAAACATTGTACCGGTAGCAGATGCCGCAATAAAGGCTGCTGCAGCCAAAATTGCACAGGCACCGGGGGTTGGTCATCCGGCATTCTCCCTGCAGGATATTGATGCGATAGCCTTTACACAGTCGCCCGGGCTTATTGGCAGCCTGTTGGTAGGGGTACAGTTTGCCAAATCACTGGCACTGGCACTGGATAAGCCGCTTATAGCAGTACACCATATGCAGGCGCATGTATTGGCCAATTTAATTGCTGAACCAAAGCCGGACTTCCCGTTTTTATGTTTAACCGTTAGTGGCGGCCATACACAAATTGTGCTGGCAAATTCTCCGTACGATCTTAAAGTTATCGGCGAAACAATTGATGATGCCGCAGGTGAAGCCTTTGATAAGAGCGCCAAACTACTGGGTTTACCTTACCCAGGCGGCCCGCTGGTAGATAAATACGCCAAAGAAGGCAACCCGCTTGCATTTAAATTTGCCGAGCCGCAGATACCCGAACTCAATTTTTCATTCAGTGGTTTAAAAACATCGGTACTGTATTTTTTGCAGGCACGTAAAAAAGAAGATGAACATTTTATCGAAAAGCATATGCCTGATCTGTGTGCTTCTGTTCAGTACACGATCATTAACATATTGCTGAAAAAATTAAAGAAAGCGGTAAAAGAAACAGGTGTAAAAAATGTTTGTATAGCAGGGGGTGTAAGTGCCAACAGCGGTTTGCGTACGGCATTGGCAGAAACGGGTAAAAAACATGGCTGGCAAACATTTATACCTGCATTTGAATATTGTACTGATAATGCTGCGATGATCGCAATAACGGCCTATTACAAGTTTTTAAACAACGACTTCGCGTCGCTTGATGCAAGCCCTGCAGCAAGAGCCGAATGGTAA